From the Melospiza georgiana isolate bMelGeo1 chromosome 4, bMelGeo1.pri, whole genome shotgun sequence genome, the window tgtattttttgttctttctttctgagTTGCAGAACTGGAATTATGCATAAATCTGTTAATTATCATTCTTGCTGATAAGGATGTATTATTTATGTAGTTCTGTGGTCTCACGGGAAAGCCCTCTGTAGTTCTGATGTAATTAAAGAGTAGCCACATGATTTCTGTGTCCAAgcaactgttttatttttttaaccttctaGTCAAGCTCTTCATCTTTTAATGTTAAATTCTCCTGATCTTTCTCATAATACTGCTGATTTACTCACACTAACTATGGTGCTGCTTTACCTCAACACAAAGACACACAGCTGAAGGAATAGAGGAATTTATTTGTTTCGTGGGGTTAGAGGCACTTTCAGTCATTGTTTATAATCTGCATCACTCCACTGATGAGATGGTGGAAGCTAAGTGTCctgttttgttcatttttaagCACTGATATATCTTCCAATGGCAGTGTTTGTTGTATGACAGAACATTCATTATGAACTTCACCTCAAGACCAATGGTATCCATTTGaattctttcattattttagaTGCCCTTTGTTTCCAGCATATTTGGAATATCTCAGGTGCATCTAAGTGATTTTCCAGCATGTTTTACAGGATCTGTGCTCAGACAAAAAGTAGCATGGAATCGGAGAACATAATCCTAGAAAGGCCtagtttggaagggacctaaaagatcatccagttccaaatGCTGGGACCTTCCACTAGAAAAGTGAGAAGTAGAGGAGTTATCATCCTTTGGTTTATCAGTGTCCTGAAATTTATATTCTTCTGCCTGTCCCAGTGATACAGAAGCTGCACCCACCCTATTCCCAGCTGACTGATTTTATGTGTGCTCCTGATAACAATTCTTCACAAATATAATCAGAGTAGACTTTCTGCCTTGCTGGTGAGCTGTTTGTGAAACCCCAGTGATTTCCATCTGGAAGACAATCCCTTATGTAACAGATAGCTGCTACCAAGTTTGTCAGGTGTTGGGAATGTGTGGCACTTAATTTAGGCAATCTGTTGCTGTGGCTGGAGGAGAAGCTGTTCCTCCAATGCTACAAATTCAACATACAGAAGTGTTTAGCTATAGATAAATTGCCTCGTTACTAATCCTGGAATCAAGGCAGAGCTAACACGAATCCAAGGCGTGGGGCAGAGGTCGCTTTGGCCACTGCAGGACCTGAATCTGAGAATTCAGATTGGTCCTACCTCAAAGCTGAGCACTTTCTAACACCAGGAGGGTGCTCAAAGCATGTGAGTGTGctgaaacacacacagcctTCCTGCTCTACAGCAGAGCTTAGAAATACAAGCAATAAGTACAgatttctcaatttttttatgaaaacatcAACTTTCAGTCAATATGCCCTTCATAAGTTCTTTCTTTGGGACTCTCAGCCATTACATTTTTTGACTCTCTAAGGGAACTCTGATGAGGAGCACATTGTGGAAGAAACACAAAATGCAGTTGAAAGAAAAGATTTGCAGTATCTTTGCTTTCACcacttttatataaaaaattacttAGTGTTGAATTACCTTTTTTAAATGGCTAAAGAAATAGTGACTCCTTTAAATTTCAAATAAGTTTTCACCATAAAAACTGGAACCTGACTCATGAGAATATTCTTTCAAGTATCCAAATCAGCTCAAGATTATAAGTCCAgatttaaaatggattttaggtggtcaaaaatacaaataagcACATTGTCACTTAGAATAAAAGTGGCCTATAGTCAGAACCATATCATCAAGCATTGGTTAAGTGTTTGAAAAGTAGGAGCCTAACCAAAGCTGGGCATCCAGGCTCCCCCTGGGATTGACAGGAAAGATAAAAATCTCCAAAGCTTACATTGTCCCACCTGCTGAAGAACAGGCTGCATAAAGTTCTGGAAATGTCTTTTCTTGAGCAGCATGAGAAATTTTTGATGCACAAACTTGAAAAACAAGAGATTGATCTCTAACCTCCTCACAACAAGATGTGCTTCTGAAGAGCCCTTTCAGGCACTCTCTGCATCTCTAGGAGCTGAAATGCTTCTAAAAGTTTTCTGCAAGGCAAATGAAATGTTTAGCTCTTGTTGTGAGGATCAGTTATCTCCCAAGAACTTTGAAGTCTCAAGTGCTTTTCAAAATTGTATCTTGAAGTTTTTTGGCATTATTTGTTAGGATTAGGTCTCTTCTGGAAGAAGTGAAATAGAGCATGAACTAATGGAAATTACTGATCCTTGAATGTTGTCACACTGTGTGGCTTCTTGTCTGCAGGGGAAGGTGACACTTAAGGAAATTTTGTCATTCCCCTTAGCCAAGTTACATTAATTTCCTCCCAAATCAGTTTGTTAACAAACCTAGAATCTACAAcaagatgaaaataaaagagaCATACCAGAggaatcagaaaataaatggtCTGCTGTTTATTGTGGGTCTAAATGACGTCAGAAAGATGACTTCATTTGTCTCTAAAATTCAAATGCCCACTGCATAAGACATTATATTGTTCCACAGGAAGTATGTTTTACCACTGGATTAAGACACTTCTGTTTGCTGTAAAAAAATGTTATGTAAGCTTACAATAAACAGcatcaggaaaaagaaagaccattttcttttcagtgtatCTTTTTAAACTCTTCCAATATTTCTCCAGTGTaacactctttttttccctctaatttTTTGAGCTCTGGTTTAAAGTTCATGTTAGTttaggaggggaaaaggggaaacatAAATGAAGCAGAAATTCCTTTGGGATACCCAAAATGTAGCTATTTGTCTAGACTATGATTAATACAGTTGATTCCACAGACAAAGGTATGATTTGCAGTTTGTATAAGCTCCTGAGGGTATTGTCTCATCCTCTAGTTTTATTAAGCCTGAAAAATCTCTTCTACCTCAAAGGGGCACAGAAAAATTGTCATTTAAACTACTTGCAAGGTGAAATAATATTAGGCTTTCCAAAAGTGTAGCTCAAGTAACATTTAAAGTTCCCCTAATTACATCACACTGTCCTTAACGCAAAGCTTGCCAAGCCTACAGGAGAAACTGTTGAGTGGATAGGGAGAGCAACCAGTTCAGTTCCTGTATTCTCCATGCTGCTTCTTCTTTCCTTGTGGCAAGGCTCCAAGGGAAAAGGGGGACTTGATGTTCTGCCTATCCCTTTCAGCTTCCTCATCCTCATCGTATCTCTCATCCTCATCTTCGTCCTCGGCTTCGCTGTGGTGAGGGCTGGAATGCTGGGAGACAGAGGGCGATGGCGGCACCGATGAAGGCCTGGGGAACCTGAAACCTTCGGTCTGCCAGGGACAGAAGCAAGGGGAATGTGTCAGCTGAGCTCCTCCATTGGTTTTATACAGCAATTTAAGGTTATAAGTTATAAATAAGGTTATACCTTATTTAAAGTTAAGGCTATCATCACTTCAGAGGAAGCCAGTGGAAGTCATATGTAAGCTAGACCTGCCCTGCAATCTAAAATTAAGTTTCCCTCAACCCAGATCCTCCTCAGTCCTCCTCTGCCAGTACATACACACTTGTATGACAGAGATGTTTACCCTGTGCCATAAACAACATCCTGCCCTTCCAGCACTGCTTTTTGCAAAACATGGCTATCTTTACTGAGCCTCAAAACAATCAGCATAGGACAAAATCCTTCTGTACTCTGTAGTCAGAATATGCTTACTGAAATTCAGGTTTCAATCTAAACATTCAAAATGGTTTTCTAGTTATAATGTCAGCATCTGCAAAACCAGCAAAGGGGTTTGGTCTGAACCTCCTCTCCTTACTAAAAAAATCAAGAGTTGCTCTTTGAGGTTTGGTTCCAAGTAACATTGTTCTGAGCAGCCTCTCTTCTCAAATTGGTGCTAATCTGGACTAGGCAAGAACTGTTTGAAGGTGTGCCTTTAAAGTGACCCCTTGTAGCTCCAGCCAACATAGCATGTTCAGAAGAAGGCAATACCTTGCCTTGCTTTCCCAAGAACATCCTTTCCCAACTCCCCTCTATTTGGTTGGTGCAGAACATCTCCATGGCATTTAGCAGAAGCaaaaaggagaagcagccaCTCTTCcaagaggaattttaagggCCAGTTCCTCAGCTGGTGCAAAGTGTCATGGTCCTATCCAGCTCAGTCTAAATCATCTGAAGACGTGTTCCTGTGTCCCACCTGGTAACCCCTGTGTTTGGATCTGACACCAGtatgttgtggtttaaccccagtcAGCCCCACATGGCCTCAGTGCACTCCCTCCTGGAGAGGCCAAGGAGGGAATCAAAAGGGGAAAGTGGGCAAGCTCATGGGTTACATTAAGACAGTTTagtagggaaagcaaaagctgtgcacacaagcaaagcaaatcCAGGAACTCATTCCCCACTTCCCATGGGCAAggaggtgttcagccatccccagaaaagcagggccccatcacagGTAGCAGTGACTTGAAAAGACAAATGGCAGCACTCTGAACATCcccctttcctccttcttcccccagctttaTATAGTGGGCATGATGCCATAAGGTGTGCAGTGTCCCTTTGGCCATTaagggtcagctgtcccagctgtgtcccctcccaactcCCTCTCTACCCCCAGCCCATCACTGACAgggtgggtgaggagcagaaaagttCCCGGCTCTGTTCAAACCCTGCTCAGCAAGAACTAAACCATCCCTGTGCTACCAGCACTGCTTTCAGCACAAAtgcaaaacacagcccagctaCTGGGAGAGAAATTGACTATGTCCCAGCCCAAAACAGCATACTCCTGACTGGAGACTAGGTCTATAACTTGTTAAGCTTCTAAGTAGGAGTTCCTAATTCTCTTTATTTAACCCAAACTTGTTACATCTCTTCTCCCTCACactcttcctctctctccttgTAAAGCAGGCAAAATGAACTCATCTCCAAAAGCAGACTTTACCTTTGGTGGAGCACTTGGTTCCATCTCAAATTTATCTGGGAATGTTCTGCTGAGGGCCAAGTGTCGGGCATGCATGTAATACTGCAACACAACAGAGAAGCCATTACAAGCCATAGAAATCTTGGGTAGACTTAAGCAAGGGGGGAAAGGAACATAAAATGAGTTATTTTCTAAAAGATGGTGCTGAACAAACGCTAAACATGTTTTCAGATAAGCAGAATCCAGCTGATATCACTGCTTGTACTGTGAAATGATGAGCCATTCTTGACGGATTCACACCAAAGAGGTCTGGAGCAGAAGCTGAATAAGGTGTCTGTAAGATGTATTAAAATGGAAACTAGGACTTGTCTTGGTCAGTGTAGCTCCTATTGAGTGACAGGTATTCTTCATCCCTCAGGAAagaattgtggggttttttaaacaaggaaaatttacatttttaagtgTGCATATGTATTACACATAAGTTTTAGGCTCATTCAAAGTCACTTTGGACTGCACTGAAGCATGTGTAATAGCAACAGAGAAGTGACATTTATGAGTTCACTGATGCCTGGTATTTAAGAatttgacaaaaatatttttagatccACTGTATTCCTGAGTTTGCAGCACATGCACGGAAAAAATAGCTCGTTATGTCTTATGCAGTGTTGGGAACCATATAAATACTAAGGTTCACACACAGGtatcagagcaggaaaaggttCAAAACAGTTACAAAACTCATATATGTGCATCCACTTTTTTAGTCCTGCAGAATTGAAAACAATATTTCACTACTGTCTTCTGAATAGGTGGTACTGTAGTGCCCTGTGTCAAATTAAAAACACTATTTTGCATTTAAAGTACAGAGGTACTTGAGGAGTGTTGAGGAGCCATAGAGCCCAGCAACATTTCATGGAGGatgggaaagatttttgaaagTGTCCAGATGACTTAGGAACACAAATCCACCTTAGTGTAGGTGTTGCCAACACCGTCAGATTTTTACATTGTGTTTAGCACCAGCAAGAGCTCGGTGGTGTGACTGGATTCTGCTCTAACCTGTTCAGTCTCTCCTTGCCACTGGAGCATGGAAGGAAATGTGCAGGCTTTGCCTTTATCCCCTTGGAGAGGGGAATTTCAGCACGGGGCTGTGTGCTCGCACTGCAGCACCGTGTTGAGGGCTCTGGCCAGGCCTACAAGCCTGGAGTTTTTACTGCCTCTTTCTCACACACCCTGCCCAGGTACTTCCAGTCCAGGAGGTCGGAGAGGCGCTCGGTGCGGTTCCTCTGGATGATCCTCTGGCGCCGGTTCTGCTGGCAGAACCCGTACAGGAACTGGGTCAGCTGGTTGCACGACTCGTCCGGCGAGCGGAACCTCCTGTCCACGATGTAgatccctgagggacaccagggaggCCGAGGTGAGTGGGACTGAAGATGGGATCTGACCTCCTACACCTCCCATCTACCTTCTGTCAGCTATCAAATGTTACATGCAGTATAttctttttaatgttaaaaGGCAGCTACAACTGGAACATTTGTTACCATTCTGATGAAATGGAGAGATGCAGAGAAAtatgctggtttttttttttaatttaattttttctacttttcaggctgaaattcagcaaattCTTCAAAACTCAGAGGCTTTGTTGATGATGTCCAAAAGGGTTCGAGCTTCTGGATAAagatatataatttttatttcccataattttaaaaatactgacttCTTAAGGAAAACATAATCCATCTAGTGCTTTCCTAGCTTGCTGTAGAATTCACAAGTGTGGATGGCCAGAATCAGGCTGTAGGAGAGAGGCTGTCTTTTCTGTAGAAATACAAGTGTTTCCATGGAGACAGCTAACTCACATACATCATTCAACAGACAATTCTGGCAGAGAGAGGGCAGAGGTAAACTTTGCCTCTACATTGTTGAGATTAATACTTTATTTTTGCCACCCTCCTTAAACCAGAGTGTTGGCAAGAAGAGGGTGCCAGACCTTGCAGCTCTCTCAATGGACATGAGAGATGCAAAACTACCTTAATGAAGTGCTTGGGACCAGCACAGTAATTTATACAACTCACACCTATGTTTTGGCAGAGAAGAGCAGGTGACCTGTGTTCTGTGGTCTCTCTGAAAGGTCCCAAAGACGTGTTCACCCAGGCAGGTTATCTAGATTTTGTACCTGGCTCTAACCCTTGCCTCTAGGTCAggcaaaggtggcaccagtgtggGGCTGTCACTGCCTGATTGTGGAAACAAGCCCAAGTACTTGCAAAGAGGCCCTGGTTTGGGAATGTGCTCAATAttcatagaaccacagaattacagaatgggtcagcttggaagggaccttaaagatcatcaagttccaaaccctgccatgggcagggacatctgccactatcccaggttgctcagagctaTATTTTGCCTGatcttggacacttccagagatggggcttCCAGTCAGCCCTGGCTAAGCAAGGAGGAAAGGACAGGGAGGGCTGTGCCTTTGCTCTGTACCTTGGGGAGGCCACAGCTTTAGTGACAACTGCACCAGTTGGAAAACAGGGGAAAACAACCCTAAAAGGAGGAGCTACTGAGGCAGAGGATGACTCAAGAGGCAGAATCATCCTGACATACCAGGCATTGGCACTCCAGTTATGAACCTGAGCAGATCACTATTTATTTGAAGTAGATTCCTTGTATTTCcatggctttattttttttaagtgtacATGGTAATTTAATGTTTGTTTGGGGAGGGTCATGTCGCTGGTCTTGAATCCCACACTATTAAGAGAAGCAGACTTTCCCAGCTTCTTTGGAAGGCTTAGACCATTATAACCAGAGGCACTAAAGGGAAATGCTGGGAGACTCCAGACTGATATGAGCAGTGATGAATTTGGAAGaatatggaaaacaaaagattaAAGGGAGACCGAAAAAAAATAACCCATAAAGGGTCTGGATAAATATGAAAGCTGAAATCACTTGTTCAACTTAACAAGATATTCAGAGCTCTGAATATATTCCCCTAATGCATTTCCTTGTCCTAGAGAAACACAAATTTGAGGGGTAACAGCATGCTTGCTGTGCTTTTTGCTTTCCTAACTCAGAGGTGATATTTTGATATGCTGTTAAAGTTATTACCATAAGCTTCTGGGTCAGCAACATGTTCCTGCATGAAACAGCCAAATCCAGAGAGATTTGTGGTTACACTGGGAATGCCCATCACAGTGCACTCAGCTGCAGAAAGAAACAGGCAAAAAGGGTTTCAGGACAATACACCTGCAGTGGTTTCACCTTtatgagaaaacaaaaacaaaacaggcagACAGAAAGTCCCATAACAATAAAGCTGCTCTGAAAATGTCAAGTGAAAACAATAATAATGTTTTGTTGTGgattattggaaaaaatataaaaagaaattttaaacacaaaattcACCCTGTGTTTGCAAACATAAGTTTGTGTTTCAGAGCAGCTAAACTGAAAACTTTCTGGGACTGCAGTTTTTAAACAGAGAACCCCAATATCTGGATTTTAAATTGGAGCCTAATGTACACCTATGTTCATTAGTTGTTCACAACTCTTTACAAAGCTGAATCTCTTAGGGGCAGGAGCATATCAAACTTTGGATTTCGATAGTTTGCCAACAGGTCTCtatagcaggaaaaaaaaaatcctccaaaataaaaatcccatcccaaaacaacaaaccccatGATTAACTCAGGACTACATTCACAGCAGATGTGGAGCTAGTTTTATAAAATCAGAATATGTATAgattttttgtagttttttctGTCACATCCATGAGTAAGGATAATTGCTTACCCTCCTTAAAACGTTTTTGCCAAGGAGCCTAAGCCTAACCTAAACCAGCATGCAGACTCTAGTCTTACAAAAGTGCAGAGACATCTACATGGCCTTCACTCATATGACAATAAAACTGGTGTCTGTAAAATAGTTTTAGATATACCTTTAAAAATCAGTCTTTGTTTCTGGGAAATACAAATGAGTATTGACAGAGAGAATATTTTAAGTCACAATCTATATGCTCTCTGCATTTTTCGAAATTTCCAGTAAATTCAATGAGATTCAATGAAATACATACCAGCGCATGTATTTCTGTTAAATAATAGCTATGGCATTACATAATTCTCTCAAACTTGCTATTTTCAATTAAATCCACTAAACTATGTCAGCTGGCAGCATCAGatttctttccctgctttttaaatatttacattcctgcacaccttttttaaaaatccttcaaCCAAgaattaagttttaaaaattatttcttgttCTAAAGccataaaaaaatcaaaagattACACATTAGAACAGGAAAGAGTAAACTGCAGGGACAGTTTTGCCAGCAGTAAGACCTTTGCATGGCAGAGGAAACAGAGTTTAAAGAGTTTTTGCAGAACTTCAGAAGGAACTGGCTGCAGCAACAGAATGGGTGCTCATCTTTCTACGCTAGTTAAGGGTACAAAATTCCTACCTGGAGTGTAGCCCCAGGGTTCATAGTATGATGGGAATACACCAAGGTGGCAGCCTCTAACAAACTCCTCATAGTCCAAGGGCAGCAAGGGGCTTGTTGAAGAAAGAAACTCTGGATGTAGGATCACCTGGATATTCAAAACTTATGTTAGAGGTAAAAGAAAACCATCATTGATATATTTCAATTATCAATAAACTTAGGCACCTTTATTCATTCTGGTCTGTTTCTAAGTATCTGGACAACATCTCCTTTGGCCACCCATCTGCTATCTACCCCACTGCTCACACTAAAACACATCCTGCCTGTGTGCACTCTTGTCCTGAAAATAGGACTGATGATGAATCCCCTTTTCACTGGACAGGTATTTAGCTTTACCCTTCTTCACCAAGGGGGCCCACATGCATTGAGAATTAGGCCTAAGGCTGTGGCATTTAGCAAGATTTGGTCTCTTGTACAAAGGTATGGAGGATTTACAaaggcctggagtgacaggacaagggggaatggcttcacactcCCAGAGAGCAGGTTaagattggatatcaggaagaaattctcccctgtgagggtggtgaggccctggcacaggttgcccagaaaagctgtggctaccactggatccctggaagtgtcctaggccaggctggatggagctgtgagcaacctgggctagtggaaggtgtccctgcccatggcagggggaagGAGTGAAATTATCTCTAAGGcccttccaacacaaatcattctgtgattttactgGGATGTCTCTTTAGGAGGAGGCCTCAGACAGACACAGCACTTCTGAACTTCACAGCATTCCCTGAGATAAAGGAATGTTCACTGTACTCAATAGATCTCCCAAGAATGGGTGGAATTTTGAAAGCAGGCACATTATAGCCCTGTCACCACAAACCTGTGCCTAATTAATCTTGCTGAAAGACACCTCTAAGGACCAAAGTTAATTTATCTGCATGactctgcagggtttggggttacTGCCCCACATCTGCTGCTTATTTGAGAAGTGCCTTGTATGTGATGCCCAGTCAGCTTCGGGAGGTTAAAATGTGAGGGAATGGTTTAAACTGCTCTGGGTTTATCTCCCTGCATGAACATACCACAGCCATTATTCCATGCTCAGGATGGGCTTTTATCCCTTCTTAATAAAATTGTCATGCTACTCATTTGAGTAAACAAATGAATGTACTCAACCAGTAAATGGGCTGTAAGCTCATTTTGCAAGCTTACTTGATCCCAGTGATTTCACTGGAATTGCTGAGGGGATTTTTCCCATGCCAGCTGTGTCTGCCTGAATATGTTGTACCTCTCTCAAAATTACTTTCAATTTGAAGtttacagaatttttaaaaatggtatTTAGCTCATTAAGTATTAAGCCTGTTCATGGAGGAGGTCATTTTTCAGGGTAAAGACAGATTTCTACAAACTGGACATCTGCTGAGAAGTAGATCATCGTGTCTGCTGTGTTATATCCTATCTGCTCTGTAATGCCTTCAAGCAGTTAATTCTGAGGCATTTTTTACTACATCTGTACACAGTGCATCCTTCTCCCCCACTTTTGTTACATCTTGTGTATTATTACCACATGATGATCCCAGAATTTATTGGAGTTAATGCTCGTATGTTAAGCCAGGAAGAAGCAACTAGGAAgtataagaaaatatttactcaGGTATAGCCATGGGtttaaaaagaaactgagaATAATTGATATGTCATTGTTAGAGATACTTTGGATCTGGCTTTAAATAAAAGGTTTGGAAGAGGAAGAATTTGCAATTTTAGGTTCAATTTCGACTAGATAGATGTTGAGATAGTCATAGTTAGAATATCAGAGAttgccaggaaaaaaacaacttcgGCAGACCTGTGAAAGCAGAAGCTGATAATTTCTGTGGTTTGACAAAGTAAACATGGAAATAAGGAAAAGATTTATTTGCACTAATTTAGTTTCAACAGGTGATGTAAACATGAGCATGGCATGAACAGGAATGCTTTCTGCTCAAAGCCCTGGTTAATCTTTTACAGAAAATGCTGAGTATCAGGGTGTTGCTCTTAAGAGATGAATCAATACTCCAGGAATGTCTGTGCTCAAACCTTGGACCTCCAGTTTTAAGCAAGTGAATCTATGTCAAAGTTTTCTATCTGGGTGCAAATGACCCATGGCACTTTCTTGATTTCAGCAGTTAGCAGCTACTCATTCAGTGCAGGAGGCAGCAATGGAAACAGCTCCCTAACCTCAGATTTCTAACTGGAAATTAGCTTGGCTAAACAGCACCTGAGGATCCCTGTGCAGTGACAAGTTGTAATTCCTGAAaagggaggaagagagaagtACTCTAGCAGTATAATACCACCTATCAAGAATGTAGCTGCACCCCCCAGTGATGCAGACTGAGAATGTTCAGAGAAATCCCATTCTGGGTCTCAAATGAGGCGGCCAGAACGCACCTTCACGCGGTCTGTGCGGTTGTTGAACAGCCCAATGCGCCGGATGGTGTTGAGGATTGGGTCATTGCTGTCATCAATCATGTTGTGGGTGGTCACTGGAGGCAGAGAGTGTCTCTGAGCATAGAAAAGGCAATCCATAAATCAGACAAACTCTTGGCAAACGGTTCTGTTGCCATTTCCTAAGGCTATTGGAAGACAGCGGCAGATTTTTTCATTGATGTAAATAAGCTTAATTTAcctcaaaataaattaatttgtacTAACTTTAAGAAGGGCCCACCATTTAATTTTGAAGATTGTTAGTCAATGCTATATGTCCTTAGCATTTGATTTCACATATTtaataaaactggaaaaatccAGGCTCAGGAACAACTCCAAGTTTACACTTagctcaaaataaaataattaggaaTGCATGTGACTGAAGCAATATCCATGGACTCCCCTAAAGGTCCGTTTGGGTCATACTCTCATTAAAAACAATCAGAGCTGATTTTAAATGTTACTGATAAGAAGTGTATTTGCTGAAAACCTCTCCCAATGCACACATATATTGCTATATGCCATACTCAATCCTTTTACATCATCACATTCATTATTTTGATCAGATGTTTATACAAAT encodes:
- the LOC131082736 gene encoding glycogen [starch] synthase, liver-like; this translates as MHEFQNLHSMYKARIQEFIRGHFYGHLDFDLDKTLFFFIAGRYEFSNKGADMFLEALSRLNFLLRVHKADVTVIVFFIMPAKTNNFNVETLKGQAVRKQLWDTAQSVKEKFGRKLYNALLKGEIPDLNKILDRDDISIMKRAIFSTQRHSLPPVTTHNMIDDSNDPILNTIRRIGLFNNRTDRVKVILHPEFLSSTSPLLPLDYEEFVRGCHLGVFPSYYEPWGYTPAECTVMGIPSVTTNLSGFGCFMQEHVADPEAYGIYIVDRRFRSPDESCNQLTQFLYGFCQQNRRQRIIQRNRTERLSDLLDWKYLGRYYMHARHLALSRTFPDKFEMEPSAPPKTEGFRFPRPSSVPPSPSVSQHSSPHHSEAEDEDEDERYDEDEEAERDRQNIKSPFSLGALPQGKKKQHGEYRN